A single region of the Triticum dicoccoides isolate Atlit2015 ecotype Zavitan chromosome 2B, WEW_v2.0, whole genome shotgun sequence genome encodes:
- the LOC119365214 gene encoding O-fucosyltransferase 6-like isoform X1, whose translation MGSRRRRGQHHGRWVVPSVAPAAAAFTAAGLLLVVVAFHCFLSPPLGGGGGGVRRPNPPFLLNKPAELRRNLVGTVDFTVPSGGSRLGEELWASKTAHHFVGCSDATKEFAADAKAVTESNRYLMIATSGGLNQQRTGIIDAVVAARILNATLVIPKLDQASFWNDASDFGEIFDADSFISSLANDVKIIRQVPDINGKTPFPYKMRVPRKCTPKCYENRVLPALLKKHVVQLTKFDYRVSNRLETDLQKLRCRINYHALKFTDPILEMGRLLVQRMRAKSGRFIALHLRFEPDMLAFSGCYFGGGEIERRELGAIRKRWNTLHESNPDRERRHGKCPLTPEEVGFMLRALGFGKDVHLYVASGDVYGGEETLAPLEALFPNFHSKETLSSKEELAPFLPFSSRMAALDYVVCDGSDVFVTNNNGNMARMLAGRRRYFGHKRTIRPNSKKLSSLFLNRTSMSWDTFASKVQMYQKGFMGEPNEIKLGKGEFHEHPMDCICARTKRRTGHSKPNLSNRAVEAPGNHTSDAEFDWSDLDYGENTPLGGDSSNETDPDYGRIAGPDIPELEDILSD comes from the exons atggggtcgaggcggcggcgcgggcagcaCCACGGCCGCTGGGTGGTGCCCTCGGTGGCGCCGGCCGCGGCGGCGTTCACGGCGGCCGGGCTGCTGCTCGTCGTCGTCGCGTTCCACTGCTTCCTCTCGCCGCCGctcgggggtggcggcggcggcgtccggcgccCCAACCCGCCGTTCCTG TTGAACAAACCGGCCGAGTTGCGCAGGAATCTCGTCGGCACCGTCGATTTCACCGTTCCG AGTGGCGGGAGCAGGCTGGGGGAAGAGCTCTGGGCGTCCAAGACGGCGCACCACTTCGTTGGCTGCAGCGACGCCACCAAGGAGTTCGCCG CAGATGCCAAGGCTGTCACCGAGTCGAATCGCTATCTGATGATCGCCACCAGCGGGGGCCTGAACCAGCAGCGAACAGGG ATCATAGATGCTGTTGTTGCAGCGCGCATTCTGAATGCAACACTTGTCATTCCAAAGCTTGATCAGGCATCTTTCTGGAACGACGCAAG TGATTTTGGGGAGATATTTGATGCTGACTCATTCATATCCTCGCTCGCAAATGATGTAAAGATCATACGACAAGTACCTGATATAAATGGGAAAACACCATTTCCATATAAGATGCGTGTACCTAGGAAGTGTACTCCAAAATGCTATGAGAACCGAGTACTACCTGCCCTTTTAAAGAAGCAT GTTGTTCAACTAACAAAATTTGACTACCGGGTTTCCAACAGGTTGGAGACTGATCTTCAAAAGCTGAGGTGTAGAATCAATTATCATGCACTAAAGTTCACAGATCCAATTCTCGAAATGGGCCGATTGCTTGTCCAAAGAATGAGAGCCAAAAGCGGACGCTTCATTGCTCTTCACCTAAG ATTTGAGCCTGACATGCTCGCCTTCTCGGGATGCTACTTTGGGGGTGGCGAAATCGAGAGAAGGGAACTAGGTGCAATACGTAAGAGGTGGAATACACTGCAT GAAAGCAACCCTGACAGAGAGCGCCGGCATGGCAAATGTCCTCTAACACCTGAAGAAGTTGGCTTCATGCTCAGGGCATTGGGTTTTGGGAAGGATGTCCACCTATATGTTGCGTCGGGGGATGTATATGGAGGAGAGGAGACATTAGCACCTCTGGAAGCGCTCTTCCCAAACTTCCACTCGAAGGAGACTCTATCAAGCAAGGAGGAGCTGGCACCTTTCTTGCCATTCTCGTCTCGCATGGCCGCCCTTGATTATGTAGTGTGTGATGGCAGCGATGTTTTCGTGACAAATAACAATGGCAACATGGCAAGAATGTTGGCTGGTCGAAG GAGATACTTTGGGCACAAGAGGACCATACGACCCAATTCTAAGAAGCTCTCTTCACTCTTCCTTAATCGAACCAGCATGAGCTGGGACACATTTGCATCCAAAGTTCAGATGTACCAAAAGGGGTTTATGGGTGAGCCAAATGAGATTAAACTAGGAAAAGGTGAATTTCACGAGCACCCTATGGACTGCATTTGTGCAAGGACAAAGAGAAGAACTGGGCATAGTAAGCCGAACCTAAGCAATCGTGCTGTTGAAGCTCCCGGGAATCATACCAGTGATGCTGAGTTTGACTGGAGCGATTTGGACTATGGAGAGAATACACCCTTGGGAGGGGATTCATCAAATGAGACTGATCCAGACTACGGCCGTATTGCTGGACCAGACATTCCTGAATTGGAGGACATACTCTCAGACTAA
- the LOC119365214 gene encoding O-fucosyltransferase 6-like isoform X2 — translation MGSRRRRGQHHGRWVVPSVAPAAAAFTAAGLLLVVVAFHCFLSPPLGGGGGGVRRPNPPFLLNKPAELRRNLVGTVDFTVPSGGSRLGEELWASKTAHHFVGCSDATKEFADAKAVTESNRYLMIATSGGLNQQRTGIIDAVVAARILNATLVIPKLDQASFWNDASDFGEIFDADSFISSLANDVKIIRQVPDINGKTPFPYKMRVPRKCTPKCYENRVLPALLKKHVVQLTKFDYRVSNRLETDLQKLRCRINYHALKFTDPILEMGRLLVQRMRAKSGRFIALHLRFEPDMLAFSGCYFGGGEIERRELGAIRKRWNTLHESNPDRERRHGKCPLTPEEVGFMLRALGFGKDVHLYVASGDVYGGEETLAPLEALFPNFHSKETLSSKEELAPFLPFSSRMAALDYVVCDGSDVFVTNNNGNMARMLAGRRRYFGHKRTIRPNSKKLSSLFLNRTSMSWDTFASKVQMYQKGFMGEPNEIKLGKGEFHEHPMDCICARTKRRTGHSKPNLSNRAVEAPGNHTSDAEFDWSDLDYGENTPLGGDSSNETDPDYGRIAGPDIPELEDILSD, via the exons atggggtcgaggcggcggcgcgggcagcaCCACGGCCGCTGGGTGGTGCCCTCGGTGGCGCCGGCCGCGGCGGCGTTCACGGCGGCCGGGCTGCTGCTCGTCGTCGTCGCGTTCCACTGCTTCCTCTCGCCGCCGctcgggggtggcggcggcggcgtccggcgccCCAACCCGCCGTTCCTG TTGAACAAACCGGCCGAGTTGCGCAGGAATCTCGTCGGCACCGTCGATTTCACCGTTCCG AGTGGCGGGAGCAGGCTGGGGGAAGAGCTCTGGGCGTCCAAGACGGCGCACCACTTCGTTGGCTGCAGCGACGCCACCAAGGAGTTCGCCG ATGCCAAGGCTGTCACCGAGTCGAATCGCTATCTGATGATCGCCACCAGCGGGGGCCTGAACCAGCAGCGAACAGGG ATCATAGATGCTGTTGTTGCAGCGCGCATTCTGAATGCAACACTTGTCATTCCAAAGCTTGATCAGGCATCTTTCTGGAACGACGCAAG TGATTTTGGGGAGATATTTGATGCTGACTCATTCATATCCTCGCTCGCAAATGATGTAAAGATCATACGACAAGTACCTGATATAAATGGGAAAACACCATTTCCATATAAGATGCGTGTACCTAGGAAGTGTACTCCAAAATGCTATGAGAACCGAGTACTACCTGCCCTTTTAAAGAAGCAT GTTGTTCAACTAACAAAATTTGACTACCGGGTTTCCAACAGGTTGGAGACTGATCTTCAAAAGCTGAGGTGTAGAATCAATTATCATGCACTAAAGTTCACAGATCCAATTCTCGAAATGGGCCGATTGCTTGTCCAAAGAATGAGAGCCAAAAGCGGACGCTTCATTGCTCTTCACCTAAG ATTTGAGCCTGACATGCTCGCCTTCTCGGGATGCTACTTTGGGGGTGGCGAAATCGAGAGAAGGGAACTAGGTGCAATACGTAAGAGGTGGAATACACTGCAT GAAAGCAACCCTGACAGAGAGCGCCGGCATGGCAAATGTCCTCTAACACCTGAAGAAGTTGGCTTCATGCTCAGGGCATTGGGTTTTGGGAAGGATGTCCACCTATATGTTGCGTCGGGGGATGTATATGGAGGAGAGGAGACATTAGCACCTCTGGAAGCGCTCTTCCCAAACTTCCACTCGAAGGAGACTCTATCAAGCAAGGAGGAGCTGGCACCTTTCTTGCCATTCTCGTCTCGCATGGCCGCCCTTGATTATGTAGTGTGTGATGGCAGCGATGTTTTCGTGACAAATAACAATGGCAACATGGCAAGAATGTTGGCTGGTCGAAG GAGATACTTTGGGCACAAGAGGACCATACGACCCAATTCTAAGAAGCTCTCTTCACTCTTCCTTAATCGAACCAGCATGAGCTGGGACACATTTGCATCCAAAGTTCAGATGTACCAAAAGGGGTTTATGGGTGAGCCAAATGAGATTAAACTAGGAAAAGGTGAATTTCACGAGCACCCTATGGACTGCATTTGTGCAAGGACAAAGAGAAGAACTGGGCATAGTAAGCCGAACCTAAGCAATCGTGCTGTTGAAGCTCCCGGGAATCATACCAGTGATGCTGAGTTTGACTGGAGCGATTTGGACTATGGAGAGAATACACCCTTGGGAGGGGATTCATCAAATGAGACTGATCCAGACTACGGCCGTATTGCTGGACCAGACATTCCTGAATTGGAGGACATACTCTCAGACTAA